The DNA window CCAGCATGATGTCCCAAATCATCAACGGTAAAGCTTTCTTCCTCGTCACCTACTACATTAGGAAACCTAAATTTCCTCTCTACAATCCTCTTATTATACCGTGACTCGCTAATAGCACCAACACCATCATCACCACCGTCGATCACGTTGACTTCAGATTTTGGAAACAAATTCAGCTCCCTTATCATCTTCCCTGCTTGTACAGACGGGAGATTCGACCTCTCGAGATTGAGATAAGGATTTTCTGGTATTCTCGCGTGCGATATCACGATGAGTGAGGAGAGAATAACAGAAAGAAAATTCAGGTTCTCCATTTTTCAGGTTCTCGAGGAATGGAGTGACAGATACAAAGGCAGGATCTTTATGTAGAGGAAGTGTACTTTAGTTGGTTATACGTGGCAAAACTAGCAGTCTTATCAGAGGCTTTGGGAACGCGTGgcgttttctaaaaattaaatttatttatttatttcaaattttttatttatttaaaaaatattttgatttaataatgttaaaaataatattttttaaaaaaaattatattttaaaaataacggtCATACACTCATACCCAAAACACCATTTTAAAGGCCATCGTTTCAAGAAATATTAGTTGTTAGTAGGTTAAAGTACATTTTAATCCTTATTACTTTTTCATATTCCGTTTGGATCTCACGTTTAAAAATTCCTTTGATgccttgtttatttatttaaaagtgaattGTTTCTGAGAAATGttccaagaaaaatgattttcaaaaaaataaattttctttttatgtttagcTTTATCATGATAAGCTTCAAACAATTTTTCgagctaaattttattttttagttattaaactctctaaaatatataattttatagtttttaattttcttaggtCTCatctattcattttaatttatttttattatatttagttgTGAAATGAAAAACTACCTAGGTGGTCCCTCATCGAGGAAAGTACATTAGTATAGTTTAAAGCAAGGAAACGCAAGAATAAATTTATCTGTATCTGTGTTCGATGCATTTATTagacaagattaaaaaaaaaaaccgtttaTATGACCAAATTCATGCCTGATCTCTTTTTTATGGGATAATCTTGCATAAAATATTACATTTGTACCATGTATCAAAATTATGTCCGTATCAATAATGTTCAGAAACAATCATAAATTACGAGGTGGTCTTAGAAGGTGGAGAAGAATTGAGAAAACAGTCTCTCATTAGATGTTTTTAGCATTCAATAATGTTTGCACAATCCGACAAATTGGAGAATCTAGAACTCACAACGAGAACATTTAACTATGGGAATATAAGTGGAATATCTGGATAAATACAAGGACTAAATTGCAATTTCACCCTGTGTTAGGGAGCAAGGGAAACGTCAGGGAGACGACGTGTTGGTGTTGACGATGATGCGGTGTCTCTTTTGCTTTGGATTACGGGCGGTAAGATAGAATCATAGAAGGGGTTTTGATTACGCGAGAAAGGGTCCACTGTTAGAAATGTGCACGCAAGTTGATTGTATACACAAGGGACtattctgtgtgtgtgtgttctgaaATTATCTGTTGACTTTATGGATTCATTTTGAGGGTTTTGCAAATCTAACAACTAGCGAAGAACttgattgttttgtttgatgaatTTGTTAGGTCTCGAATGATGGTCAAGAGTCTCAAGACTTTAGTCTTTTGAGTTTTGACCAAGAAATGTGGGTCATAGTGTATACTGATCAAGTACTTTTAGATGGGAGATCATGATCGTTAGTTTATTGGAATTCTTGAAGTCAAGGTTATGAATGGTGAAGATCATTCCGGGTGCGACAATCCAAGTTATACTTGGAACAGAAGAAAGTGGGCTTGAATAAAGAAGTGGAAGGGGTAGAGATATTTTGTTGGGGAGGAACATCAAATTCGTGCTAGTAATGCTATATTTAGCTTAAATACACcgtttgacattgtgtttgtatctgtatttcatcaaattttaaattattttttttttaaaaattaagtgcggtttgtattttttaaattgttttgatgtgctgatgtcaaaaataatttttaaaaaaatgaaaaaaacatcattgtcaTGTATTTCaatacgaaaagttatttgaaaaacaaccgctaccacactgtcaaacacgctaAATCTTTTCCAAGGTTACTCTCTAAAAAACCTCAACTACATTAGATTTTAGGACCTTGCTACCGGAACGATGGAAGAAAATCATGGAAGATGTGAAATAACATCGTGGTACATCTTGAAGATAATTCTTGACTcctttttcaaggatttttcagATGTATTAAAagagtattaaaaatatattaaaataatatatttttaaaaaatatattgtttttaatatagatatatattcaaaaataaaaaaaaataagtttaaataaataaaaattaaactttcccaacttctatttaaaatataatactaAATCATCACCGACAAAGAAACCATGTTGCCCTTTTCATAAGAGATCTTccctcttgtatttttttttttttatttgtaagatGGATCTTCTTCTTTACCTTAACAAGGAAGGTGAATTTAACTTTGGTTATCCATAAATCAAAGtcatttattaattcatttcaGACAAATCATTTATTCTTCATATTAGTATATTCATAAAAAGGTTTTCTCTTGGATTCGAACTtgagataataaaataagaaacaaatctgtTTACCATCCCACAGTGCTAATCTCCTAGAGGCAACAGAGaagttgaagagaaaaaaaaaaacaaatattttttaagaatcaGCGACAAATTTTGATTCTACCATgtgggttttaaaaaaaaacagcaagatCAGAGATGTTTATGGATGTTCATTGTCGACATTGCAACACTTTGTAGACAATATCAATGCCATTACATTGTCGTGAActagttttatattaatatcagCAAAGAAAATTGCAGCTATATATCTCTGAATCACTAGCAATTTTATATAGTATCATGAAAAATTTGGAAGGAATTGCCTAACTTGCAAAGGTGTGCATCATTCTCCATGCGATGCCAATGCTATCAAGAACTGAATGAATGGCTTTCACAGTGAATATGCATCATTTTAGCATTGTAGTCGAACaactcttttaaaatatttgttttttttctttttaaaaagcttcaaattaattttttttttattgttttaatatgctcTAAATACGCGAGATGTTTGCTACCAACGAAAGTAAAATTACATCTGGGATCTGTAATCCAGGTGAGGATAAGCAGGAAATGAAAATTCCTTGCTAGTctaatttgaaatcaatttcaGGTACATGGCTTTCCATATCAGATTCTACATGGAAGAATCAGTTTCAAGAAATCAGGCTGCCTTTTAGGGTTGTCAAAAATCTTTGTATTCTTAACCTTCTATAGGCTCCGTTACAGTAGAATTAAAACACTGTCATCGATTATTTAATCAAAGAGGCCTTCATCATGCCATATATCAACTAAAAAATCTACCATCTCCTGCAAAATTCAACAATCAATTGAATTGTGATCAACAACTGCTTGAGAAAATAAGCGTAAAACTAAGTGGAATGTTCTGAATGATCTCAAAGAATCACCAGTCCAAAATCTCTAACCATGATCTTTCCTGCACATGCTCATGCACACCATGACTAAAAGAAGATTCAAAACCTATAAACAACAAAACTCATCTAGTGTAAGTATGTTTGTCAGAAGAGAGCTTACTGGTAAAGGGATTGGCTCAGAGAAGGGCTCGTGAGTTGAGAGCAAATCTTCATAGGTTGTTGACCAGCTGCCAGAAAAAAAATTCTGCTGTTATGTTTCATCTACCAGCATGTGTGGCTCCAAGGATGCAATGTTTGATCCACCATCTCATGTGAAAAATGCTCAAGGATAGTATTTCTTATATTCTCTCATATTGGTTCACACTTAGGTAGGACCATAAGCGGTAATGATCACTAATTTGAGTaggtacaagaaaaaaaattaataaacaatatCATAATGTCATGAACCAACATAATATACAAACAAATTGGGAAGACATTAGCGCAGTAGTTAAGGGGAAAAATAACAACAGAGACCACACATGATAACATGAGTCATCAGAATACACAAACTAACTAGGAAGCCTGAACTTTCTCTTGGCGGTGTGGCCAGTGTAATGTTGTTAGTCCTACTTATGAAGCCACTTActaaaaattcttttcttttctttttcatatagGTTTAGGAAGGATCAAAATAATCCATCAACTCCCTACTTAACTAAGTTGGTACATGCATTTATTCTTGGCTGAGGGCAGCAGCCAGCAAAATGCATGTCCAACAATTCATCACACTCTCCAAACCTTTTAGTAGTCTCCATTAACCCTGGTAGGGAAGTGCAATTGTTATTCTTATTCTTTCCCTATTAAATGACGAGAAAAGTTTTACTTCATGCACCTATGAAAACACCATATATGAAATTATTCAGACTAAAGAGCTTCAAGGCTTATAGATGTTAAAATCTCTTGGCCGCATGAATAGAGCCCATAGCATTCAAGAAGCTTTAATGATTACCTTATAATTGGGTCCTTAATCATTCTTTCTGGCTGTTGAGATTGATCTCCAGTCCACTTTCTTCTGCTCTCATGCCATGCAATTGCAGCTAGACAGTTAATTTGGACAGGTTATGCTCATAGAAAAGAATATTATGCAATGAAAGAAACAGGTAAGGACAAATATGAATAGACAAAGAAACCTATATGACACATCGATTTAGAAGGGAATACCAAAAGTTTCCAGGCATTATGTTGCGCAGAACATAGTCAATAGTATTTACTCAGATTACTCCGTGATAGTCAAGGTTGGAGAAATAAACTTCTTTAGTCGTTCTCCTTAAGAAGCACAGATTCTCAATTGGCATCATGTGTATAGTTTACATAGCAAAAGAAATCTCCAACACcacttctaattaaaaatatgttaccATGCAAAAGTGATTCCCAACTCTGAAAAAAGGAAGTATAAAAACTCACATATACAAGAACCCTAAAAACCTGCAGATGTAAGACTATATAAAAAACTTGTGTCAAGCAAAATCACCAAGTGAGTTGTTTTGATGAAGATATGCTAGGCAGGAGATGAATCTAGTGAAATTGCTGACATTTATTACTAAGGCAAGAGACTCACCATGATTGATGAACACAGAAGCACTCTTCTCTTTTTCTGTGTGCTCATGTTCTCCATTGGTAGATGTAGAATGCTCTAACGGTTGCTTCTCATTTGAATGGGAGCGTACAGGATTTACGTCCATTGGATTTAAACTGAATGAGCATTCCCTACAGCACTAACAGAACAACTGTTGACTAGTAGTCCCTTTAAAAAATTCCTTCAGGGATTTATCAGAAGATATAGCTACTTGGAATGATGCACGGCTTCCAGAACAACTGCTTAGCATAAAAAAAGTCCTTCTGTGTGATTggcaaatcaaaaaagaaaggaaacagtAAGGAAATACGAGTCAGAATGTCACTTGAATACCATGTGGCATGCTGGAAAAAAGTAACCACATTCTTCACGCTGGACTAAATATTAAACTACAGCCAATTTTTCCATTAATcatatttctcttctttctgcAAAATCAATAAtctgttaaatttttctttaaattaatcaataaaagttCCAGAGTCCACTCATGTTAACACAACAGAAGTCCCACCGTAGAAAAGCAGATGCCTTGGTCTAATCAGTATCCATATCCATCCTCTATCCTTCTTTCTAACATAAGATTCCTTGCGGGCACATAACATGTAAAGCGTTGCTTAAACCAAAGACATCATTGTTTGTCAGGCATCATTAGAGATGTTCTTTTCATCTAAATTCACAACAAAATTTTATTCTCACAGTCAACACAAATTCAGATCTGTTGCAAAAGTATCAGCTTTTCCAAATATAAACCCACAAAATGGAATCACCATATATTTACATTTAGCTCTTCACATCCCCACCAAGCCACTAcgaaaaaacaagacaaaagaCCAACCTTTCCACAGCACAATTCACTAAGTTGGGCGCCAAATATTCAACTCAAATTCCACCATGCTACTATGCAATTCCTCGTTCTACAAATCAAATAATCTTTAACACAATAGATTACAAGAACCGCATCATTCAATTAACTAACTTTCGCATTCTTAAAGCCAGTCTTCTTTTGCTCATCACATTAGCCACAGTTTCCCTACTTTTACACTGCTCTTcctgttttcttcttgttttttttttttttttttttttttttaaaaaaaaaaagcaaagataCTGTATCCAATAGGTGCTCAAAATGTGAAAACAAATCAAGCAGACCGTACAAAACAGACACAagacttgaaaaaacaaacccCATGAGCTCAAAACCATATCCAGAACCCAAAAACATGTCCCAGATTTAACAAAGCATGCATTTAgccattctttttttctttttttgttagaaataaCAAACCCATTATGGTTTAAAAACGTAATCTTGAGCAAAAAGAAATcgaaaacccaaaaaagaattgcaccaagaaagaaagaaagaaaaggttggGCCATACCTCGCTGCAGATTCTTTACAAACGCATTGGATTCTTTTAGTGTTGAATCTAAAGTGTTTATTTTAGAGAGGGAGAAAGAGAGGGGGGAGGAAATTAGGAGAACGCTCGGTTTTGACTTCTGATAGTTGTTGGCTCATGGtatggtaataataatataataatctttatattaaaaGTTGAAGTCATTTTCTCCGGCTCAGACTGTTCGAGGAataactataatatttaaaaatatttttttatatattttttttcattttatatccGTCTCGCGTACTGGTAATTAATCCTAAAACACACTAAAATTTCTCTCTCTAGTATACATTATccttttgctttaatttttttctaacaaatataaatatttccagatcatctttcctattaaaaatttaagactAAATGTGACTTGGATTATCTATATCtcgattaaagttttttatttaatatttaatgcaATCTTATTCTTACCTTAATTTTAAACCCTGATGGGTAAAAAATGTCTTTTTAATATCTCTGTCCAGCTGACGTGGATTTGATTTGGAATATTTGGAGTGGATGAGCTAAATTGTCTTTGTACCATAGTGACTGATATGCCCTTCACCTACTGCTCAATCCGATGAAAGGTGTATAATCAATGGGTGTCTTCGTCATTTCAAACTTGTACCCATCCATGCCGTATTTTACTCTATCTGCCCTTTGCTCGCAAATCTGTCGTCTAGATTTAGGACAAGGAGGTTTGAACTTGAAACCTAGTTTTTGGTGAGGAGTCACGGTATAGTGGGGATTAATACCTAAGCAATTTCAGCAAAAAGTTCATTGCATGAGAAATTAATTGGATCTCGAAACTTATTATGTTCAGTGAGTGTTTGTTTTTCCCTCGAAACAGCTTGTTTGTTAAAgtagtttttaaattgattttcatataaaaaatattaaatttgtatttttagataatttttttaattttaatgtattgatgcttaaaattaaaaaaactaaattaaaaaaattattttaatatatttttaactgaaaataatttttaaaatgtattctacaacataatatcaaatactTGAATATGGTATGTTTGGGAACATGGTGCAacccatgttttaaaaaaatttaatttttttttactttcacatCATTTTTGgcgtgttaatattaaaaataattttataaaaaaataatatattttaaatatatttctagataaaaaaacactttaaatcgtTACCGTTATCACAATCTCGAACCGGTTTAAAAGTAGAGTTTGAAgtataacttattttatatttaactatattttaatttttgttgcagTTTTAACTATCTATAtcatttattagtattttttttttatttgaagaaaggGTATTTTAGAATCTAACTTAATTgttgattaaaattaagtttttctatacaaaatttatcttaaatattagttttaagatttaaaattaaaaaatcaagaaagaaaaaagtaaaattccCTCACCACCAATGAATTGAAAATGTACACTTTATTAGTACCTTCACCGACAAGCAACCCTATCAAATTGAATCGAGTTACTGTGTTTATTAGATTTCCAGGACTAAAGAAGGTTATCTTAATTTCTCCTTTTGCTTGAACAAACCATCACCCCTAAGTAACAGTGCTTTGATGCCACATTCACTCACCATCCCACGGGGTCAAAACTCTTTTGAAATTAGTATATAAATTCTATCTGGAACTACTTCCAATAAACCGACCTTAGCTCAGTTGGTAGAGCGGAGGACTGTAGTGGTATCTGTAATCCTTAGGTCGCTGGTTCGAATCCGGCAGGTCGGATCTTTTTCCTCCTCAAAAACTTCCCTCATTTTTGACCCATCAAAATTTCgacgatttgaaaatattttcctttctttcttttttcgatTTTCCTTGAAAATTCCTTAAATTACACTTTACAAAAGAttaaaatccttgaaaaaattacatttggCTAGATATGAAGGATAGATTACCAGGAGAATATCTGATACTCATGGGAGGACCAAAACTTAAAATGCTGACATTTCCAGACCATGCATGCATTTTCTTCCCCTGCTCTGTCCTGAACCCCTCCTCGGCACGTGACCATAAGCAACATCTTGTTTTATGAACAATACATATCTAGTATCGGGTTTTGCAGAAAAGGTACAAGTTTTATCTTTCTAAATGTTCATGTGCCCTGGTTAGAAGATGCTTAACATCAACGATCAAGTGATGATGCGGTTCCAGGTTCTACAGGCAAACAACAGGAAACAATTCTCCATCACTTCACTGCTCACTGCAAGAGTAATACGCAGCCTGACACcgcaaagcaatgaaaaaagctattgaattaaaacaaaatgaaacttgaaaagaaagaaacacaaatTTCTGCCAGATAACTCCTCGTGAATGGAAGGTTTCATCTCTTCcattaaataaattacaaacaTCAAGAAGAACAAGTACGCCAGAACAAAAACGGTTGCCTGCTAAATTCTGAATGTCTATAGCCGCAGGTCATTTCACACTCAGAACTCACATTTGAACTGTTGGGAATGAATAAAAGAATATCACAGAGGCAATGATGCATTGCTGCCCGTCTTCATCTTCAAAAGAGAACCTTCTTTGATATGATGCTGATTAGTCAAAGTGAACATATCGTGATCTGTATAATGGCAGATGACAGGTGGTGATTGTAACTGCCTCAGATTATTCCCGTAAAGGGTTATCAATGCGCgcgatgaaaaaaatattgtgaatgtACAGTGTTGTGTAAGAAAGCTCCGGAATCATCTTCTTCGTCGCCACCAGTCTGGAACTTTCATTCGCCTATTTCTAGGTACAGCAAGTTGAACCCCTGGAAGCTTGCGCTTTACCTGTTTCCATAACATGTTGACTGCATCTTCTTTCATTAGGGGGGTACTGGAATTCAAAGTGATGGGAGATCTTCTTAAACTGCCTCCACATTTTAATCCATCTGTCCTTTGGAAATTGCCGGAGCTGATTAACCATGTAGTCTGGTTGTATTGCCTCGTTTATAGAGAAGAAAATTTAGAATTGGCTGTAGTCAATCTCATCCTTACAGGGGAGCTCGATTTGATCACCCATGATGATTGGAACACAGTGGCTAACAATAGCATCGAAAAGCCTTTAGTGGATGAACGAGGAAGGAGTCTCTCCAGCAATGAGTGTAGACAGAACTTTGATGAACGCATCCCTTTAGTTGACTGGTATTTCATGAATGAAAAtgaatgagaaataaaaattacagaaaTTACTTGGATAAGAAATCAAATGACTCGGGGCTACCTTGTATTGAGAAAATGACACCAATGGCACTCTCTCTAAAAGGAGATTCTAGAGAATGATCTTCCATTTAAAACGCCCAAATGTATTGGGAGATTCTGTTGTTCATTAAGGGCCAGAGGCTATTAAACATGATATAACATGGCACATTCAATCTGGTGATTGAATTTCATCTGACAATAAATAGTTGCAAAAGCACGTCATAATGTCAAGAGAACCATATTGTAACGGGAAAGGAAAAGGTACTTGTCAGCCCCGGATCCAAAACCCTAACCGCCTccctctcctctccctctccacCACTACCCAAAAGCGAAGCCATCAACCAGTATTCCACACTATGCTAACCCCCCCGCATTCACCGACCACAGTGGCAACTACTCTCCGCTGTATTGACAGGCGAGTCATCTCCTCCCTCCTCCCTCCTCTCCATCATTCAGATGTTGAATCGACGTGGAAGATCGTACATGTAGACTTCGAGAGGAGCAAATGGAGAGGATTGTGTGTGGGCGAGTGTACAGGAGAAGTGGTGGGCTCCATCTGATGGGGGGGGAAAGTATGATCTGGTATCAACGGTTCCGATGAAGAGGGAGAAAGTAATTAAGATAAGGATGATGAATGTTAATGAAATAATTGCTTTTCCATACAATTTGgaagacttaaaaaaaacaaaacaaaaaaattaatttctaacagAGAGAAAGTTCATAGCTGAGTGGATCTCAGTGGAAAGGAAATGGGGACTTCAGTGAGAGTTTGAGGGCAAGAGAGAgagtttataaattaattagctTCCATAAATGCACTATCTCATTTAACAAGTGAATTTCAGTAAAGTATTTACGTATGtcctaatttaaattaatgtaaGAATAAGAAAGAGAGAGTCGTGTGCTAcaggggaaagaagaagaatacaaTTGATAAATTTGCCCATCATCTCTCCTtccatttttaaaactt is part of the Populus alba chromosome 10, ASM523922v2, whole genome shotgun sequence genome and encodes:
- the LOC118060036 gene encoding uncharacterized protein, with product MDVNPVRSHSNEKQPLEHSTSTNGEHEHTEKEKSASVFINHAAIAWHESRRKWTGDQSQQPERMIKDPIISWSTTYEDLLSTHEPFSEPIPLPEMVDFLVDIWHDEGLFD